GGCACAACGGCGTACGAGAGACCGGCCCGAACGCCTCTCTCCAACGTCAGCCCAACACCGATTTGGGGGTGCCCGTGATCACCGAACTCGAGCTGGAGCGCATCGCAGCAGCCATCGACCGAGCGTTCCGGCACCCCGGGACGGCGGACTGGGCGGCGGTGGAGCGGCTCCGGTTGCACGCCGACCTGCTCGACCGGCTGGCCGCCGCGCAGCGCCACTGGTCCGGTTCGCTGAGCCGGCGCGCCGAGCTGGCGCGGGACGCGGCCGAGCGGATGGCCGACGAGCTCAACCACGTCACCAGCGCCATCGCCGTCGACCTGCCGCACCAGGCCGCCAACCGCTAGCCGCCCCGTCGCGGTTTCCGCTGGTCAAGTGCCGTGAGCACTTTGTGTTGCCAGAGCCACACAAAGTGCTCACGGACCATGGACGACTGAACAGTCCCACAACTGGTCAGGGGCTGAACGGGTCCAAGACGTTGTCGACCAGTTCGGCGACCGAGCCGACCACCTTCGTCGGGCGGTACGGGAACAGCTCGGCGGTCGTCTCGTCGGAGATCCCGGAGAGCACCAGGATCGTCTTCAGCCCCGACTCCAGGCCCGACCGCACGTCGGTGTCCATCCGGTCGCCGATCATCAGCGTGTTCTCCGAGTGCACCCGCAGGTGCCGCAGCGCCGAGCGCATCATCAGCGGGTTCGGCTTGCCCACGTAGTACGGCGCGCGCCCGGTGACCCGCTCGATCAGCGCGGCCACCGCGCCGGTCGCGGGCAGCGTGCCCTCGCGGCTCGGACCCTTCTCGTCCGGGTTCGTGGCGATGAACCGGGCGCCCGCCTCGACCAGGCGGATCGCCTTGGTGATCGCCTCGAAGCTGTAGGTGCGGGTCTCGCCGAGGATGACGTAGTCCGGGTCGCGGTCGGTGAGCACGTAGCCGATGTTGTGCAGCGCCGTGGTCAGCCCCGACTCGCCGACGACGTAGGCCGAGCCGCCCGGGCGCTGGTTCTCCAGGAACTGAGCGGTGGCCAGCGCGGAGGTCCAGATCGCCTCCTCCGGCACGTCCAGCCCGGTGCGCAGCAGCCTGGCCCGCAGGTCGCGCGGGGTGTAGATCGAGTTGTTGGTGAAGACCAGGAACGGGACCTGGTTCTCGCGCAGCGCCGCCAGGAGGGCGTCGGCGCCGGGCACCATGTGCTCCTCGTGGACGAGAACGCCGTCCATGTCCATCAGGTAGGTCCAGGGGGAAGGCTCAGTCACGCCCCAGATGATCCTCCGGATAGCGGGTGGATTGCTACCTCAGCCGCCTTGACGGCGAGCCAGACCTCATCACCGGGGCTGAGCCGCAGGTCCGCGACGGCGGCCGGGGTGATGTCCGCGGCCAGCGAGCAGTCCCGCACCACGCCGCGCACCCGCACGACGTCGCCGCGCGGCTCGAGCCCGGCCAGCCGCACCCGGAGCGCGTTGCGCGGGCTGCCGCCCGGCGGCTCCCGGTGCACCGCCACCGCAGCGGGTGCGAACACCGCCGCCGCCGGTCTTCCCTGGTCGACGTCTTCCGCGATCCGGCCGCTGAGCACGGTCTCGCCGAACTCGACACCGTTCTCCCTGGCCACCCCCGGCACCAGGTTGAGCCCGGCGACGCGCGCGGTGAAGGGCTCCTTCGGGCGGGACAGCACCTCGCGGGTCGGCCCCTGCTCCACGATGCAGCCGTCGAGCAGCACCACGAGCCGGTCGGCCAGCACGACGGCGTCCAGCACGTCGTGGGTGACCAGCACGGTCGGCTTCTCCTGACGTCCCAGTACCTGGTGCAGCAGGCCGCGCATGGCGGGCGCGGCGTCCACGTCGAGCGCGGCCAGCGGCTCGTCCAGCAGCAGCAACTTCGGCTCGGCCGCCAGCGCTCGCGCCAGTGCGACGCGCTGCGCCTGACCACCGGAGAGCTGGCCCGGCCGCCGCCCGGCGAGCTCCGAAGCGTCCACTTCGGACAGCCATCGCGCGGCGATCTCCCGCGCCTCCGCCTTGCTCGTCCCGGCCGCGCGCGGGCCGAAGGCCACGTTCTCCAGCGCGGTGAGGTTCGGGAACAGCAGCGCGTTCTGCGCGAGCAGCCCGACACCCCGGCGGTGCGTCGGCACCGCGATCCCTTGCTCGGTGTCCAGCCACGGCACGCCGTCCAGCTCGACCCGGCCCCGGTCCGGCACCAGCTGACCGGCCAGCACCGACAGCAGCGTCGACTTGCCCGCTCCGTTCGGGCCGAGCACCGCCAGCACCTCGCCGGGCGCGACGTCGAACTCGGCGCGCAGCGCGAACTCAGCCCGGCGGAGCTCGACGTCGGTCCGCAACCCGCTCACAGCCGTCCTTCCACCGCTCTGGGCCGGGCCACCACGATCACCACCAGGGCCACCACCACCAGCAACAACGACATCGCCACCGCGGCGTCCACATCGGACTGAGCGGTGGTGTAGACGGCCAGCGGCAGGGTCCGGGTGGTGCCCTGCAAGCTACCGGCGAAGGTGATCGTCGCGCCGAATTCGCCCAGCGCACGGGCGAAGGTGAGCACCAGGCTCGACCCGAGCGCGGGCAGCACCAGCGGCACGGTCACCCGCCGGAAGGTCAGCCACGGCCCGGCGCCCAGCGTGGCGGCGACCTGCTCGTAGCGGCCGCCCGCGGTGCGCAGCGCGCCTTCCAGCCCGACCACCAGGAACGGCATCGCGACGAACGTCTGGGCCAGCACCACGGCCGCCGTGGTGTACGGCAGGCGGATGCCCACGACGTCGAGCAGCTGCCCGAGCGGCCCGGTGCGGCCGAGCAGGTAGAGCAGGGCCAGACCGCCGACCACCGGCGGAAGCACCAGCGGCAGCAGCACGAACGCGCGCAGCACCCGCAGTCCGCGCATCCGGGATCTCGCCAGCACCAGGGCCAGCGGGCCGCCGAGCACCAGCGACAGGCCGGTGGCGATCAGCCCGGTGACCACCGACAGCCGCAGCGCGTCGAGCGCGGCCGGGCTGAGCAGCAGCCTCGGCAGCTCGGCCGGATCGACCCTGGTCAGCAGCCCGAGCACGGGCAGCATCACCAGCGCCAGCGCCAGCAGCGCGGGCGCCCACAGCACCACCGGAACCTGGGTGGAACGCGATTTCAATGGAAATCGGGGACGTGATTTCCATTGAAATCGCGTCTTCGATTTCAATGGAAGTTGCGGGTCGGTCATGGGGTGCCGAAGCCGTGGCGGGTGAGGATCTCGCGGCCGACCGGGCCGCGCGCGAACTCGACGAACTGTGCCGCCAGCTCCGGCTCCGGAGCGCCGCTCACCGTCGCGATCGGGTAGGCGTTGACCGCCTGCCGCGCCTCCGGGAAGTCGATCACCTGCACCTTCTCCCCGGCCGCCGTCGCATCGGTGACGTACACCAGCCCGGCGTCGGCCTCGCCCGCGACCACCTTCTGCAGCACCGACTTGACGTCGTTCTCCTCGCTCACCGGCTTGACCTGCACGCCCGCCGCCTGCGTCACCTTCCGCGTCGCCGAACCGCACGGCACCTCCGGCGCGCACACCACCACGGCGTGGTCACCGGCCAGATCGGCCAGCGAGCCGATGCCGCCCGGGTTGCCGGGCGGGACCACGATCGTCAGCTGGTTGGTCGCGAAGCTCTGCGGAGCGCCGACGAGTTCGCGCACCTTGGCCATGTTCTTCTCGTCCGCCGAGGCGAAGACGTCCGCGGGCCGGCCCTGCTTGATCTGCTCCGCCAGCGTCGAGGAGCCCTGGTAGTCGAACTGCACCCGCACGTCCGGATGTTCCGCGGTGAACCGGGCACCGAGCTCGTCGAAGGACTCGGTCAGCGACGCCGCGGCCAGCACGGTCAGCGTGCGCTGCTGCTCGGAACCCGCTTGGCCGCACCCGGCCAGCAGCACCAGCGCCAGCAGCGCTCCGGCGACAACCTTTGATGAATGCACGACTCGTTCTGCGTAGCGGTGCGGGTAGCGGAACCTCAGCGCCCGCCTGGACTGCGGGATCTCCTCCTGATGCATGCCAATGCACGGCGTCGGAGCTGTCCTCGCCAGACGACCGCTGAGAACCCGCGGCGGTGCCGGTTGCGAGGGTGGGTTATGCGCCTGCGGAGCATGCGGCACCTTCCAACCGTCACCAGCTGAACCTCGCGGTCTCCTGTTTCCCCAGGACTTGAGCTTCGGCATCATGCCTCTCCCGGCGTCTCCACCACGACGTTGGTCGACTTGACCACGGCCACCGCCAGCACTCCCGGCCGCAGGCCGAGCTCGTGCACCGCCTCCGTGCTCATCAGCGACACCACCCGGTGCGGCCCGCACTGCATCTCCACCTGGGACATCACCCGGTCCGAGAGCACCTCGGTGACCAGGCCGACCAGCCGGTTGCGGGCCGACCGGCCGACGCCGGAGGGGTCGGGCGTGGAGCGCGCCTGGTCGCGGGCGAACTCGGCGAGCTCGGCCCCGTCGACGACGAGCCGTCCGGCGGCGTCCCGCTGCGCCCGCAGCTGCCCGCCGTCGACCCACCGGCGCACCGTGTCGTCGCTGACGCCGAGCAGCCCGGCGGCTTCGGCAATCCGATAGTGCGGCACGAGGAGGACCATACTTCCGCAGCTGCGGATCAATCCAGGGCGGAGCACCCGCGAATCCGGATTCGCGATCTTTTTCGTGGGTTCCTCCGAGCCGGAAACCCGCTGGGCAGAGCGCATTCGGCTGTCCGCACAAATGCCTTCCCGAGTTCGAAATTCATCGGTCCGGCGCGTTAGGGTCGTGGGGTGACCGCGGTGGAGCTGGGAATCCCGTTCGTGCGCCGCACGATGGACACGTCCGCACGTCCGGACACCCCGCAGCTGGTGGACCGGTTCGGCCGGATCGCCACCGACCTGCGCGTATCCCTCATCGACAAGTGCAACCTCCGCTGCACCTACTGCATGCCCGCCGAGGGCCTGCCGTGGCTCAAGCGCGCGGAGCTGCTCGACACCGCCGAGATGAACCGGCTGATCCGCATCGCCGTCGAGGAGCTCGGGGTGACCGCGGTGCGCTTCACCGGCGGCGAACCGCTGCTGCGGCAGGACCTGGTGGAGGTCATCGCCGCCACCGCCGCGCTGCCCAGCCGCCCGAAGACCTCGCTGACCACCAACGGGATCAACCTCGGCGAGCACGCCGAAGCCCTGGTCAGCGCCGGGCTGAACCGGGTCAACGTCTCGCTGGACACCCTCGACCGCGCGGTGTTCAAGCAGCTGACCAGGCGCGACCGGCTCGACGACGTGCTGGCCGGGCTGGCCGCGGCCAAGCGGATGCGGCTGGAACCGGTCAAGGTCAACGCGGTGCTGATGCGCGGGATCAACGAGCACGAGGCCGGTGACCTGCTGCGCTACTGCATCGAGCACGGCTACCAGCTGCGGTTCATCGAGCAGATGCCGCTGGACGCGCAGCACGAGTGGGACCGCTCGCAGATGATCACCGCCGAGGAGATCCTGGAGCGGCTCAGCGCCGAGTTCGACCTCAGCCCGGACGTCGCCGAGCGCGGCTCGGCACCCGCGGAGCGCTGGCTGGTCGACGGCGGGCCGGCCACCGTGGGCGTGATCGCCTCGGTCACCCGGCCGTTCTGCGCCGCCTGCGACCGGACCCGGCTCACCGCGGACGGACAGCTCCGCCCCTGCCTGTTCTCCACGACGGAGACGGACCTGCGCGGGCCGATGCGCGCCGGGGCCGACGACGCGGAACTGATCCGCTTGTGGCAGGGCACGATGTGGGCGAAAGCCGCTGGGCACGGCATGGACTCGGGCGAGTTCGCGCAGCCGTCCCGGCCGATGAGCGCTATCGGAGGTTGAGCCGATGACGACCCTGCCGGAGCAGGTCGAGACCGCGGTGCAGGTGCGCTACTTCGCGGGCGCGCGCGCCGCTGCCGGAGTTCCGGAGGAGACGGTGCGGCTGGCCGGCCCGGCGACCGTCTCGGACGTCATCGCGGCGGTCCTGGAGCTGCACGGCGACGGGCTGTCGAAGGTGCTGCCCGCCTGCAGCTTCCTGCTCGACGGCGTGGCCGTCCGGGACCGGCTGGCCGAGGTGCCCGCGGAGGCGACGCTCGACGTCCTGCCGCCGTTCGCAGGCGGCTGAACCGCGGCGATCCGGCACCTTATTACTGCGCACGCGTGCGGGCGCGCGCGTGCGCGAATACAACATGGCCTGGCGTGTCGTACATTCCCTTTCAGGTGACATTTCGGCATCATCGCCGACGAAGTCGATCTTGCTGTCGGAGCTGCATCCTTCGACAGCCTTAAGCGAGCCTGATCCAGCGACGCTGATCGCTACCCTCCGCACCGACGCGAACCTTGTTCGTGATCGGTTTCGCACGTCCGCGCACGCCCACCCGGACCGGAACGCCACCCCTCCGGGTGGCGCGAACGAGTGCGACGGAGGTGGCCGGAGGGGAGCAATGTGGTGACCCACGCCTCACCGACGGTGATCGATCTCGACAAGGAAACGACTTGGTAACAACGCTCTGATCAGCAAAAAGAGCTCGGATCGGAGCACCCGTCCCACTTGTTACGTGACCAGCGTCACAGGCAAGAAGATTTGGGATCTCCCCGCCGGTTACGTAGTGTCGCTCCTCGGTCGGCCCCGAACCGATCAGCAAGAGCGGGAAGCCCGCAGCGCCGAACCCTGTCCGGCGGGCTTCCGACCCCCGAAACGAGAAACACCGGACAGGGGCGGGGGACCCAATCCCGGGCTCCCCGAAGCCCTAGGGGTGAAGCCGGTTCCCCCGAGCCGGCCGGGCTGCCTCTCAGCCCGAACCCGACAGCTGACCTCGCAGGCGCGGCAGGAGAGAGGATCATGGCTCGCTACAAGGGCAAGCACCGCAAGCCTTCCAATACCAGCCGCACCGTTGCCCGCGTCGCCGTCGCCGGCGCGGTGGTCGCGTCCCCGATCGCGATCGCCCCGATGGCCAACGCCGCCGACTGGGACACCCTCGCGCAGTGCGAGAGCAGCGGTAACTGGAGCATCAACACCGGCAACGGCTACTACGGCGGGCTGCAGTTCAGCCAGTCCACCTGGGCCGCCTTCGGTGGTTCCCAGTACGCCAGCAGCGCCCACCAGGCCACCCGCGAGCAGCAGATCGCGGTGGCGGAGAAGGTTCTCGCCGCGCAGGGCGCCAACGCCTGGCCGGGCTGCACCGCGAAGACCAACTGGGCCAGCGGCAGCACCAAGACGAGCACCAAGGTGACCCAGAAGAAGGTCACCGCCAAGACCCAGACCAAGACCCAGACGCAGAAGACGACGACCCCGAAGACCACGGTGAAGACCGGCGGCGGGGACTACACCGTCCAGCTGGGCGACACCCTGAGCAAGATCGGTCAGCAGTTCGGCGTCAGCTACCAGCAGATCGCCGAGCGCAACTCGGACGTCATCAGCGACCCGAACCTGATCTTCCCGGGCCAGCAGCTCGACATCAAGTGATCTGGTCGGTCGGCTGAGCCGACCGGCGAGGAGTACGTGTCGTACCCCCCGACACGGCACGTGCTCCACCCCTCTCGGAACCCCCACCGCACGCCCCCAGCGGTGGGGGTTCCGTCATTTCTCGTGTCTGGTGGTCGTTTTGCGTGGCGGTGCAAGTG
This portion of the Saccharopolyspora antimicrobica genome encodes:
- a CDS encoding transglycosylase family protein; its protein translation is MARYKGKHRKPSNTSRTVARVAVAGAVVASPIAIAPMANAADWDTLAQCESSGNWSINTGNGYYGGLQFSQSTWAAFGGSQYASSAHQATREQQIAVAEKVLAAQGANAWPGCTAKTNWASGSTKTSTKVTQKKVTAKTQTKTQTQKTTTPKTTVKTGGGDYTVQLGDTLSKIGQQFGVSYQQIAERNSDVISDPNLIFPGQQLDIK
- the modA gene encoding molybdate ABC transporter substrate-binding protein, whose amino-acid sequence is MHQEEIPQSRRALRFRYPHRYAERVVHSSKVVAGALLALVLLAGCGQAGSEQQRTLTVLAAASLTESFDELGARFTAEHPDVRVQFDYQGSSTLAEQIKQGRPADVFASADEKNMAKVRELVGAPQSFATNQLTIVVPPGNPGGIGSLADLAGDHAVVVCAPEVPCGSATRKVTQAAGVQVKPVSEENDVKSVLQKVVAGEADAGLVYVTDATAAGEKVQVIDFPEARQAVNAYPIATVSGAPEPELAAQFVEFARGPVGREILTRHGFGTP
- a CDS encoding ABC transporter permease, whose amino-acid sequence is MLPVLGLLTRVDPAELPRLLLSPAALDALRLSVVTGLIATGLSLVLGGPLALVLARSRMRGLRVLRAFVLLPLVLPPVVGGLALLYLLGRTGPLGQLLDVVGIRLPYTTAAVVLAQTFVAMPFLVVGLEGALRTAGGRYEQVAATLGAGPWLTFRRVTVPLVLPALGSSLVLTFARALGEFGATITFAGSLQGTTRTLPLAVYTTAQSDVDAAVAMSLLLVVVALVVIVVARPRAVEGRL
- the moaA gene encoding GTP 3',8-cyclase MoaA — its product is MTAVELGIPFVRRTMDTSARPDTPQLVDRFGRIATDLRVSLIDKCNLRCTYCMPAEGLPWLKRAELLDTAEMNRLIRIAVEELGVTAVRFTGGEPLLRQDLVEVIAATAALPSRPKTSLTTNGINLGEHAEALVSAGLNRVNVSLDTLDRAVFKQLTRRDRLDDVLAGLAAAKRMRLEPVKVNAVLMRGINEHEAGDLLRYCIEHGYQLRFIEQMPLDAQHEWDRSQMITAEEILERLSAEFDLSPDVAERGSAPAERWLVDGGPATVGVIASVTRPFCAACDRTRLTADGQLRPCLFSTTETDLRGPMRAGADDAELIRLWQGTMWAKAAGHGMDSGEFAQPSRPMSAIGG
- a CDS encoding TOBE domain-containing protein, with translation MVLLVPHYRIAEAAGLLGVSDDTVRRWVDGGQLRAQRDAAGRLVVDGAELAEFARDQARSTPDPSGVGRSARNRLVGLVTEVLSDRVMSQVEMQCGPHRVVSLMSTEAVHELGLRPGVLAVAVVKSTNVVVETPGEA
- a CDS encoding MoaD/ThiS family protein, yielding MTTLPEQVETAVQVRYFAGARAAAGVPEETVRLAGPATVSDVIAAVLELHGDGLSKVLPACSFLLDGVAVRDRLAEVPAEATLDVLPPFAGG
- a CDS encoding HAD-IIA family hydrolase produces the protein MDMDGVLVHEEHMVPGADALLAALRENQVPFLVFTNNSIYTPRDLRARLLRTGLDVPEEAIWTSALATAQFLENQRPGGSAYVVGESGLTTALHNIGYVLTDRDPDYVILGETRTYSFEAITKAIRLVEAGARFIATNPDEKGPSREGTLPATGAVAALIERVTGRAPYYVGKPNPLMMRSALRHLRVHSENTLMIGDRMDTDVRSGLESGLKTILVLSGISDETTAELFPYRPTKVVGSVAELVDNVLDPFSP
- a CDS encoding sulfate/molybdate ABC transporter ATP-binding protein, with product MSGLRTDVELRRAEFALRAEFDVAPGEVLAVLGPNGAGKSTLLSVLAGQLVPDRGRVELDGVPWLDTEQGIAVPTHRRGVGLLAQNALLFPNLTALENVAFGPRAAGTSKAEAREIAARWLSEVDASELAGRRPGQLSGGQAQRVALARALAAEPKLLLLDEPLAALDVDAAPAMRGLLHQVLGRQEKPTVLVTHDVLDAVVLADRLVVLLDGCIVEQGPTREVLSRPKEPFTARVAGLNLVPGVARENGVEFGETVLSGRIAEDVDQGRPAAAVFAPAAVAVHREPPGGSPRNALRVRLAGLEPRGDVVRVRGVVRDCSLAADITPAAVADLRLSPGDEVWLAVKAAEVAIHPLSGGSSGA